The following proteins come from a genomic window of Galactobacillus timonensis:
- a CDS encoding gamma-glutamyl-gamma-aminobutyrate hydrolase family protein, translated as MRAAIIEDMNGYGIVNYIQAISQEGLDVVLTMDPEEVRKCDAVLIPGGLDVDPSLYHEEMNGTQKTDPERDKADFAALKVAVEKRMPVFGICRGIQSINVYFGGSLIQDVPTQVQHPLMHHGPEEPVEIEAVHPIRVERDSFLYRAYGQDTLTVNSYHHQAVKTMADDFRLAASTSDGVIEAMEHKELPIIAVQFHPEKAAFANRHEGCVSGDELFHYFARMVQGK; from the coding sequence ATGCGCGCAGCGATTATTGAAGATATGAATGGTTACGGCATCGTGAACTATATTCAGGCAATCAGCCAGGAGGGACTCGATGTCGTACTGACCATGGACCCGGAAGAAGTAAGAAAATGCGACGCCGTCCTGATTCCGGGCGGCCTGGACGTCGATCCTTCGCTGTATCACGAAGAGATGAACGGCACTCAGAAGACGGATCCCGAGCGGGACAAGGCTGATTTTGCGGCCCTGAAGGTGGCTGTTGAAAAGAGGATGCCCGTCTTTGGGATCTGCCGCGGCATCCAGAGTATCAACGTCTATTTCGGCGGTTCTCTGATTCAGGATGTGCCGACGCAGGTACAGCATCCATTGATGCACCATGGACCGGAGGAGCCGGTGGAGATCGAGGCTGTTCACCCCATCCGGGTGGAGCGTGACAGTTTCCTGTACCGTGCCTATGGGCAGGATACGTTGACAGTAAATTCCTATCATCATCAGGCAGTAAAGACTATGGCCGACGACTTCCGCCTTGCGGCATCGACGTCGGATGGTGTTATTGAAGCGATGGAGCATAAGGAGCTTCCGATCATTGCGGTACAGTTCCATCCTGAAAAGGCTGCGTTTGCCAACCGCCACGAAGGATGTGTATCCGGCGACGAGCTGTTTCACTACTTTGCTCGAATGGTACAGGGGAAATGA